DNA from Acidobacteriota bacterium:
ATGAACTTTTCCTCAATGGTTTGACCGGTCGTGTCCTTGACATGCAGAATGCGGCGGCGGCTGTGACCGGCTTCCTGGGCATAGTCGAGCGTGCCCGGGGCGCTCCGCGAAAAGGGAATGGCCAATTCGCCGATCAGGATGTCCTCGACTTTCTTCTTTCCTTCCCGGGCCAGAAGGGCGACCGCATCGGGATTGTTAATGCCGTCGCCGGCCTCGATGATATCTTCCTGTAGAAGCTCGGGGAAGTCGTCCAGGCCGAGAGAGACAATGCCGCCCTGGGCATAGTAGGTGTTGGATTCCCGGAGTTCTCCGTTTTTGGCGATCACGGCGACATTCAGACCGGCACGGGAGGCTTCCAAAGCCGCACTCGCTCCGGCGATGCCGCAACCGATCACAAGAACATCGGCATGGATGTCTTCTCTGTTGTCTTTCATGTCTCATCCTCGAATTCCAGGCTGATGTCCACGGACCGATAAGAATGGGTCAGGGCCCCTACAGAGATGAAGTCGACACCCAGCCGGGCGACGTCCCGGGCTTTTTCCGGCGTTATTTTTCCGGAAACCTCGAGCGGCACACGTCCGGCGACAAATTCCACGGCCTCCCGGATGCGCTCCGGGGTCATATTATCCAGCATGATGACATCCGCACCGGCGGCCAGAGCTTCGCGGACTCCGGCCGGGTCCGTGACTTCGACCTCGATCCGCGTATCCCGCCCCGTCTTTTCCCGGACACGCCGGACGGCCTCGGAAATGCTTCCGGCAACCTGGAGATGATTGTCCTTTATCAGCGCCATGTCGGACAGGCTGAAACGGTGGTTGGCGCCGCCGCCCATCCGGACGGCGTATTTTTCAAGCAACCGGAGTCCCGGGGTCGTCTTTCGTGTGTCCAGAATCTTCGCTCCCGTCCCCTCGACGGCGCGGACATAGCGGCGTGTTTCCGTGGCTATTCCGGACAGCCTCTGGAGAAAATTCAGGGCCGTTCGTTCGGCTTTGAGAAGCGACAGCGAACGGCCGTCGACCCGGGCCAGGATGTCTCCGGACCGGAACGCGGCGCCGTCGGCCGCATGGTCCGTGAACAGGACTTCGGGATCGATCCGATCGAAGACTCTTCGGGCCACATCCAAACCGGCCAGAACACCGTCTTCCTTGGCCAGAAAAACGGCTTCGGCCCGGTCTTCCGGGGAAACAATGCTTTCGGAGGTGACATCGCCTTGGGGCAGGTCTTCCAGAAGAGCGGTCCGGATCACCGCATCGAAATCTTTGTTGTTGAGCTTCACGCCGACGATTATAGGTTGTCACCCGGCATGAGTCAACGCGGCTCTCTCACGGCGCGGGATAGACCCGACGCCTTAAGGCCGTCCGCGGCCGGGCCGGATCCCAAAAAAGTAGGCAGGACGGGCCGTTTCGAGTAAAATGGGTTCTGAAATGACATCCCGAACAAAAAAAATCATCACGCTGGCCGTTTCGGCCGTTGTCTCGATTCTGCTGATCGGCATCCTCATCTCCCGCATTGAAACCCGGGATCTGGTCCGGACCATCCGGGACATTCATCGTCCGGCCCTGGCCGCCTATATTGCGGCCGCCCTGGCCGGCGCCGGCCTCCGGGCCTGGCGTTATAAGATCCTCCTCCATCCGCGCACGATCTCCTGGCCCGACATCCTGATGGTCACCTTCATCCGAAACAGCTTTGTCGATCTTCTGCCGGCACGCATCGGTTCCCTGTCGTTCATCCTGATCATGAACCGCCGCTTGGGGTTTCCTTTCGAATCCGCGACATCGGCGTTTCTCGCCTCCCTTGTTCTGGATTTCATCACACTCGGACCTTTTGTCATCCTGGCCGCAGCCGTTGTCGGCCTGGGCACCTCGCCGCTGGCCTCCCCTATTCTGGCGGGGCTGGGTGCGGCTTTTTCGGCCGTTTTCATCATCATTCTGATCGAACTTCCCCGATTCATCGACCTCTTCACATCTGTTTTCGGCAAAGTCCTTTCCCTATTCCGCCTCGATGCGCGGGCCTGGGCCGTCATGTTCCGGGAAAAGCTCCGGGCCACCTCTCTTTCGCTCAAGGATCTGAAAAAACGGCGCATCGACATCCCCCTCTTCGGCCTGTCGTTTCTGATTCGGGGCGCCAAGTACGCGGCGCTGTCTTTTCTGGTCCTGGCCTTGCTCCATTCCCACGGCGTGTCCTTCGCCGAATTCGGGTTTTTCAAACTCATCCTGGGCGTCACGGGCGCGGAACTGACCTCCGTCCTTCCCGTCAAAGGATTGGCCGGATTCGGCACCTGGGAGGCCGCCTGGGCCCTGACGTTCAGTCTCATGGGCATCGACGAAGGCCTGGCCATCATCAGCGGCCTGGGCGTCCATCTTCTGACCAATGTTTTCGAATACTCCCTCGGCATCGCCAGTTTGATCATCCTCCTTTTTCCCTGGCTGAGGCGATCCGCCCGCCGCAAACCCGAAGAGACATGAAGCGGACGGACCATCTTTCCTGGGTGGATCATTTCGGTCTTTCGCGGAAAGACATGTCTTCCATCCTGGAAACCGCCCTGTCCAAAGGCGCCCTGTTCGCCGAAATCTTCTGTGAACACCGTTTCCGGACGTCCATTCACATGGAAGAAGACATCATCAAAGAGACGGGGGAATCGATCAGCCGGGGCCTCGGCATCCGGGTGATTTCCGGCGATCGAACGGGATACGGCTATACCAACGATCCGACCCCGGAACGGATCCGGGCGGCCGCCCTGACCGCGGCTGCGGTTGCTTCAGGGCGCCTCAACCCCGGTCCTCCCGCGCCCCTCCGCCGAGTCCGGACTCGACCGGGAATCTACGGTGCCGGCCGGCCGGCCCACGCGTCCTCCCTGAGCGCTAAAATCGGGCTTGTCCGGATCGTCCACGATGCCGCCCGTTTCTGTTCTTCCAAGATCCAAAAAGTGTCCGTGAGCTTCCAGAACAGTCTCCAATATGTTTCGATCGCCAATTCGGAAGGCCTCGAGGCCCGGGATGTCCGTCCGCTCGTCAGACTCACCTGCACGGCCATCGCGGAAAAAAACGGCCGCCGGGAAATCGGCTTTTCCGGAGGGGGCGGGCGCATGGGGCTGGAGGCTTTCGGTTCCGGCGGTCGGGAGGCGGCCGGAATCGGCCGTGACGCCGCCCGGGAAGCCCTCATTCTACTCGACGCCGTCGATGCCCCGGCCGGAGATATGCCGGTCGTTCTGTCCCCGGGACACAGCGGCGTTCTCATTCACGAAGCCGTCGGGCATCTCCTCGAAGCCGACTTCAACCGCAAGAAAACCTCGGTCTTCTGGAACAAGCTGGGAAAATCCGTCGCCCCGGCCGCCGTCACCATCCGCGACGATCCGACCATTCCATTTTTCCGGGGATCTTATGCCGTCGACGACGAGGGCACGATCCCCCGGCGGACGACTCTGATCGAAAAAGGCGTCGTCGTCGGTTTCCTCCAGGACAGGCTCTCGGCCCGCCTCATGAAGCGTCCGCCGACCGGACACGGCCGGAGACAGGACTACGGCTGTTTTCCCCTGCCCCGGATGGCCAACTCCTACATCGAGCGCGGCGAGTATGCCCCCGAGGAAATCCTGAAATCCGTCGGCCGGGGTTTTTATGTCGATAAAATCCAGGGCGGCCAGGTTGAGGATTCCGGAAAATTCACATTTTCCGTCAGTCTGGGATATCTTATCGAAAACGGCCGGCTCGGCGCCCCCGTCCGGCAGGCGACGCTCATCGGATCGAATCTCGATGTGCTCAAGGGCCTCGTTATGGTCGGTTCCGATCTCGAGTTCGGACTTCCGACGGGAACCTGCAGCAAGGAAGGCCAGGATGTTCCCGTAACCGACGGCTGTCCGACGTTGAAAATCTCCTCGATCACCGTGGGGGGGCGATGATCCGCCCTCCCCGGCCTCAGGATCTCGCCGGGTTGGCCGAGGATCTCGTCGACTACGGCGGGAGCCGGGGCGCCGACGAAATCGAAGTTTCGATCTCCGACGGCCGTGAATTCCAGGTCGATCTCCGCAGAGGGCGCATCGAGAATCTTGTCGAGGCCGATTCGACATCCCTGGGGCTTCGCGTCATCAAGGACAAGCGAACGGCCGGGGCCGGATCCTCGGATCTTTCGCCGGATGTTCTGCGGGCCCTTGTCCGCGGCGCCGTCCGGAGAGCCGGGTTGTCGGAGCCTGATGGATGTTCCGGCCTCGCCCCTTGTGAAGGTTTGAAAATCGACATTTCGTCTCTTGACCTTCACGACCCTGTTGTGGAGAATCTCGATGCCGAAACAAAGATCGGACTGGCCCGTCGAACCGAACGGATCGCCCTGGCCGACAAACGGATTGTCAATTCCTACGGGGCCGGCTGCGCCACCCAGGCCATCACCACGATTCTGGCCAACTCCAGAGGTTTTTCCGGAAGTTTCCGGCAGACATTTTGCAGTTTGAGCGTCGGACTCCAGGCCGGGAGCGGAAACGCCCTCGTTGAAGACTTCTGGTTCTCCGCCCGCCGCCGTTTCCGGGATCTCGATCCCCCCGAAACCGTGGCCCGAATCGCCGTCGAACGGACCCTGCGCCAGCTCCATCCCCGAAAGATCCCCACCTGTTCGGTGCCCGTGATTTTTGAACCGATGGAGACATCCTGGCTTCTCGGTTTTCTTTTTTCCTGTGTTTCGGGAACAGCCGTTTATCAGAAGGCGAGCTTTCTCTCCGACCGGCTCGGCACACGCATCGGAAACGCCCGTGTGACCGTGATCGACGACGGGTTGAGACCCGGAGGTCCGGGAACGCGGCCGTTCGATGCCGACGGCCTTCCCTGCCGGCGGACGGTCGTCGTGGACAAGGGGATTTTAAAATCTTTTCTCTGCAACACCTACGCGGCCCGGAAACTCAAACTGGCGTCCACGGGGAATTCCGACGGTTCAGGGGTGAGTCCGGGGAATTTTTACCTCAAGCCCGGCAAACGGGATCCGCGGGACATCGCGGCTTCGCTCGACCGGGGACTCATCCTCACCCGAACCCTCGGACACGGACTCAATCCGGTGACCGGTGACATCTCCCGCGGCGCTTTCGGACTCTGGGTTGAGAAAGGGGAAATCGTCCACCCGGTGGCCGGGATCACCATTGCCGGGAATCTCGAAGGTTTGCTCAGAAATCTCGCGGCCGTGGGGAACGACCTGGATTTCCTCAGTCCGTTTTCCGGACCGACCGTCATGGTCGGCGAGATGACCGTAGGCGGCGCCGCCCCCTGAGATTTCGAGATCTATCGGTCCGGAATTTTCCGGAACCCGTTTTCGTGGAAAATATCGCGGAGCCGCCTTTTCGGCACGTGGAGGCGGCCTTCGATATCTTTCCAGTAGCGGGGGGAATCCGTCATCTCTTCGGCGACGGGATCCTCCCCGGGCCGGCCCAGGGCCAGGACGGAATCCACCCGGTAATCCTGTGGAACGCCCAGGATGTCCCGAATCCGGTCTCTGTCGATGCTCAGAAGCCAACAGCTTCCGTAGCCCAGGGACAAAGCCGCCAAGGTCATATTCTGCACGGCCGCCCCGACGTCGTATTCGAACATATCGACCCTGACAGCCGTGTTGACGAGGGTGACGATATAGGCCGCCGGTTCGAGCCCCGGAGTCGGATTTCCGGCCGGCGCGATATAGGCCGCCCACTTCAGACAGGAAAACAGACGCGGTTTAAGATCTTCTCCGTCCACGGCGACAAATTCCAGAGGCTGGAGATTGGCCGCCGACGGCGCCAGGCGGCCGGCATTCACAATGGTCTCCAGGTGGACCTTCGACACCGGTTCCTGTTCGAAACGGCGGATCGTCCTCCTTCCGAAAATCAGGTCGAGACATGACTCACCGCACATATCGGACCTCCCTTCAATGAATTTTTAATTCTCTTTGATTTCCGTTGCGGGAGCCTTCCGCATGAAGATCGCGGTGGCCAGGACGAGAAGTCCGGCGGCCGCAAGGTACATGGTTCTGTACCCGGCCCTGTCCGACACCCAGCCGAAGAACGGCGATCCCAAGCCCATCCCGACATCAAAGAATGACAGATAAAGGCTGATGGCCAACCCCTTGTTGTTCCGGCCCAGAAAATCGATGATGTACGTGCTCAAGGCCGGAAAGATGAGCCCCTGGCCGAGGCCTCCGAAAAATCCCGCCGCCGCGAAAGCGGCGGGGCTTCGGACCTGGGACAGAAACACCAGGTTTGCGGCAACCAGGACGGCGGCCGGGAAAATCACCTTCTTCCGGCCGTAGCGATCCGAAAGATCCGACAGGCCGAAACGTGTGATGATGGCGGCCAGGGAAAAAAGCACGAAAAACAGACCGATGCGCTGAACGCCGACCGAGCGTCCGAAGAGGGCGATGAAGTTGATCATGGCGCCGCGGACGGCGCCGTGAAACACAGGCATGGCCGCAACAACAATCAGGATGATCGGTCCTATGCGCCGAAGTCCCCGCAGGTCGGAAGGCCGGCGGTCTTGATCCATCCGGAGGCCGTCGCGCGTCAATGCGACACACAGAAAAGAGGCGACCAGAAAAACCAGACTGACGTTAAACAGAGCACCGAACCCGAATCGGGCGATCAGGGACTCGGCCAGCAGAGGGCCCGCGGCGCTGGCCACGAGGCCGGCGATGCCGATGACGCCCATGGACCGGGCCAGCCTGTCGACGGGCGCCATGTCGGAACAGATCGAGATCGTGGCCGTCATGGCGATGCCCCAACCGAAGCCTGTCCCGGCCCGGAGCAGAAGGGGCAGCCACCCGGCATCCTTCACGAGATGGAACATCGGAAGGACAAGGATCAGAAAGGCCAGTCCCGCAAGAGAAATCTTCCGTCCTCCCCGCACATCAATGCGGCGCCCGAACAGGGGCCGGATCAAAATCGCCATGACGCTGTGGACACCCATGATCAATCCGACCCGGCTTTTCGACGGTTGGAACTGTTCAAGAAAGAGAGGAAAGAGAAAAAAAAGCGTCACGCTCATGAACAGAAAAAAGTATCCCGCCAGGGCGACGAGAAAATCCCTGTTCCAGAAGTCCTGAGCACGTCCGTCGTTTTGAGTCGTCATGATCGATTAAAACAAGGATTGTACGCCCCGTAAAAAGGGGAAGTCAAATCTTCGGCCGCTTGACCTCTCATCTCCCGTGTGATAAGCATGAAGTCACAAGGAGGTGAGATGCTTCAATTCGATCAAACATTCATGGATTTTCTTCTCGATCATCAGGAGCGGCATCGACGGACTTATCATTTTCTCATTCTCATGAATGCGATTCTCAATGCGGCCAAGAGAATCCAGCACTACTATCTGACCGGCGCCCTGCGGGGCAATCTCGGCCTGGCCGGTTCCGTGAATGTTCAGGGGGAACAGGTCCTTCAAATGGACCAGATCGCCGACGAAGTCGTGATGCACTATCTCCGGAGGTCGGGACGCGTCATCCAGGCCGTAAGCGAAGAGGACGAGGATGTCATCCCGATGAACGTCGAGGGCGGGCGCTACTTCGTCTATTACGACCCGATGGACGGGTCATCCAACGTCCCTCACAACCTGCCCATCGGTTTTCTTTTCGGGATCGCCAAGCGCAATCTGGAGGGAAAAGAAGACTGCCATCTTCGCGCAGGGAACGAATTCCGGGCCGCCGGGATGTTCGTCATTCCCACCGGAACGTTCACCATCGCTTTGAAGGACGCCGGTTGCTG
Protein-coding regions in this window:
- a CDS encoding lysylphosphatidylglycerol synthase transmembrane domain-containing protein — protein: MTSRTKKIITLAVSAVVSILLIGILISRIETRDLVRTIRDIHRPALAAYIAAALAGAGLRAWRYKILLHPRTISWPDILMVTFIRNSFVDLLPARIGSLSFILIMNRRLGFPFESATSAFLASLVLDFITLGPFVILAAAVVGLGTSPLASPILAGLGAAFSAVFIIILIELPRFIDLFTSVFGKVLSLFRLDARAWAVMFREKLRATSLSLKDLKKRRIDIPLFGLSFLIRGAKYAALSFLVLALLHSHGVSFAEFGFFKLILGVTGAELTSVLPVKGLAGFGTWEAAWALTFSLMGIDEGLAIISGLGVHLLTNVFEYSLGIASLIILLFPWLRRSARRKPEET
- a CDS encoding MFS transporter, with the protein product MTTQNDGRAQDFWNRDFLVALAGYFFLFMSVTLFFLFPLFLEQFQPSKSRVGLIMGVHSVMAILIRPLFGRRIDVRGGRKISLAGLAFLILVLPMFHLVKDAGWLPLLLRAGTGFGWGIAMTATISICSDMAPVDRLARSMGVIGIAGLVASAAGPLLAESLIARFGFGALFNVSLVFLVASFLCVALTRDGLRMDQDRRPSDLRGLRRIGPIILIVVAAMPVFHGAVRGAMINFIALFGRSVGVQRIGLFFVLFSLAAIITRFGLSDLSDRYGRKKVIFPAAVLVAANLVFLSQVRSPAAFAAAGFFGGLGQGLIFPALSTYIIDFLGRNNKGLAISLYLSFFDVGMGLGSPFFGWVSDRAGYRTMYLAAAGLLVLATAIFMRKAPATEIKEN
- a CDS encoding TldD/PmbA family protein, translated to MIRPPRPQDLAGLAEDLVDYGGSRGADEIEVSISDGREFQVDLRRGRIENLVEADSTSLGLRVIKDKRTAGAGSSDLSPDVLRALVRGAVRRAGLSEPDGCSGLAPCEGLKIDISSLDLHDPVVENLDAETKIGLARRTERIALADKRIVNSYGAGCATQAITTILANSRGFSGSFRQTFCSLSVGLQAGSGNALVEDFWFSARRRFRDLDPPETVARIAVERTLRQLHPRKIPTCSVPVIFEPMETSWLLGFLFSCVSGTAVYQKASFLSDRLGTRIGNARVTVIDDGLRPGGPGTRPFDADGLPCRRTVVVDKGILKSFLCNTYAARKLKLASTGNSDGSGVSPGNFYLKPGKRDPRDIAASLDRGLILTRTLGHGLNPVTGDISRGAFGLWVEKGEIVHPVAGITIAGNLEGLLRNLAAVGNDLDFLSPFSGPTVMVGEMTVGGAAP
- a CDS encoding TldD/PmbA family protein gives rise to the protein MKRTDHLSWVDHFGLSRKDMSSILETALSKGALFAEIFCEHRFRTSIHMEEDIIKETGESISRGLGIRVISGDRTGYGYTNDPTPERIRAAALTAAAVASGRLNPGPPAPLRRVRTRPGIYGAGRPAHASSLSAKIGLVRIVHDAARFCSSKIQKVSVSFQNSLQYVSIANSEGLEARDVRPLVRLTCTAIAEKNGRREIGFSGGGGRMGLEAFGSGGREAAGIGRDAAREALILLDAVDAPAGDMPVVLSPGHSGVLIHEAVGHLLEADFNRKKTSVFWNKLGKSVAPAAVTIRDDPTIPFFRGSYAVDDEGTIPRRTTLIEKGVVVGFLQDRLSARLMKRPPTGHGRRQDYGCFPLPRMANSYIERGEYAPEEILKSVGRGFYVDKIQGGQVEDSGKFTFSVSLGYLIENGRLGAPVRQATLIGSNLDVLKGLVMVGSDLEFGLPTGTCSKEGQDVPVTDGCPTLKISSITVGGR
- the nadC gene encoding carboxylating nicotinate-nucleotide diphosphorylase, whose protein sequence is MKLNNKDFDAVIRTALLEDLPQGDVTSESIVSPEDRAEAVFLAKEDGVLAGLDVARRVFDRIDPEVLFTDHAADGAAFRSGDILARVDGRSLSLLKAERTALNFLQRLSGIATETRRYVRAVEGTGAKILDTRKTTPGLRLLEKYAVRMGGGANHRFSLSDMALIKDNHLQVAGSISEAVRRVREKTGRDTRIEVEVTDPAGVREALAAGADVIMLDNMTPERIREAVEFVAGRVPLEVSGKITPEKARDVARLGVDFISVGALTHSYRSVDISLEFEDET
- a CDS encoding nitroreductase family protein, which produces MCGESCLDLIFGRRTIRRFEQEPVSKVHLETIVNAGRLAPSAANLQPLEFVAVDGEDLKPRLFSCLKWAAYIAPAGNPTPGLEPAAYIVTLVNTAVRVDMFEYDVGAAVQNMTLAALSLGYGSCWLLSIDRDRIRDILGVPQDYRVDSVLALGRPGEDPVAEEMTDSPRYWKDIEGRLHVPKRRLRDIFHENGFRKIPDR
- a CDS encoding class 1 fructose-bisphosphatase; the protein is MLQFDQTFMDFLLDHQERHRRTYHFLILMNAILNAAKRIQHYYLTGALRGNLGLAGSVNVQGEQVLQMDQIADEVVMHYLRRSGRVIQAVSEEDEDVIPMNVEGGRYFVYYDPMDGSSNVPHNLPIGFLFGIAKRNLEGKEDCHLRAGNEFRAAGMFVIPTGTFTIALKDAGCWRFHIDETMNYVRPTRMMLPENPKTWELSFNTANRDTFSPKILRWIEANEKRFAFRYLGALAGDFHRILTNGGLFMYPAIVNHPDPKKNRPQGKLRLMYEGAVAAFMCCEAGGDAVDETGRSILDIQPGHHHQRTALYLGNKTLVREIAGILS